The Bos mutus isolate GX-2022 chromosome 12, NWIPB_WYAK_1.1, whole genome shotgun sequence genome includes a window with the following:
- the MRPL57 gene encoding large ribosomal subunit protein mL63, which yields MFLTALLCRGRIPGRQWIGKHRRPRTVSALAKQNMIRRLEIEAENHYWLSRPFLTAEQERGHAAARRAAAFEALKAAQAAKFPAHRRLENQLDHLNVTRKWS from the coding sequence ATGTTCCTGACCGCGCTCCTGTGCCGCGGCCGCATTCCCGGCCGGCAGTGGATCGGGAAGCACCGGCGGCCGCGGACCGTGTCGGCACTGGCGAAGCAGAACATGATCCGTCGCCTGGAGATAGAAGCGGAGAACCACTACTGGCTGAGCCGGCCCTTCCTTACGGCCGAGCAGGAGCGCGGCCACGCGGCGGCCCGCAGGGCGGCCGCCTTCGAGGCGCTCAAGGCGGCGCAGGCCGCCAAGTTCCCCGCGCACCGTCGGCTGGAGAACCAACTCGACCACCTCAACGTCACCAGGAAGTGGTCCTGA